From one Asterias amurensis chromosome 14, ASM3211899v1 genomic stretch:
- the LOC139946900 gene encoding arginyl-tRNA--protein transferase 1-like isoform X3: MANTIVEYMHEHGGYRCGYCGNPDSNFSHGMWAHALSCQDYQDLIDRGWRRSGSYLYKPLMDKMCCPCFTIRCAALEFKPSKSQKKVIKKTIRYLVSGEKPDCNKPLSEDSTKVEDEEILAGTSEHPAQEKELRKITSAAAKMASTSVASAAETSFKSKSTERTERTEGQNMADHKVVQNRKSNVKEKERGRLSVKREPRPGVGADQSKPQCKKAKELRRQKRMERLSQAGTDAEPVDKKQPNEPKSLEELIEEAEKASHGHKHKLEFKLVRSHPASREFQETFKESHLIFAKYQRTIHKEPDDECEETDFKRFLVDSPLREEHSPGAPECGYGSFHEHFILDGKIIAVGVIDILPSCVSSVYFFYDPDYSFLSLGTYSALRELEFTRLLHLQAPKIIHYYMGFYIHSCIKMRYKGRYKPSFLLCPEAYNWHPIERCFPKLEASKYARLDETDAVDTPVQLKHVRILHMQTAMQYPDYRTFVPHADDEQEVKEYAQYVGKTCAGRMLLYRQ, encoded by the exons ATGGCGAACACAATTGTGGAATATATGCACGAACATGGAGGATACAGATGCGGATATTGTGGCAACCCCGACTCGAATTTCTCCCATG GGATGTGGGCACATGCGTTAAGTTGTCAGGACTACCAAGACCTTATTGACAGAGGATGGAGAAG GAGTGGAAGTTACCTCTACAAGCCTTTGATGGATAAGATGTGTTGCCCATGCTTTACCATCAGATGTGCCGCATTGGAGTTTAAACCTAGTAAATCTCAGAAGAAAGTCATCAAGAAAACTATAAG GTACCTTGTGTCTGGAGAAAAACCAGACTGCAACAAACCACTTTCTGAAGACTCCACTAAAGTTGAAGATGAGGAAATATTAGCTGGAACATCTGAACATCCTGCACAGGAGAAGGAACTACGAAAGATTACATCTGCAGCAGCAAAAATGGCTTCAACATCAGTAGCTTCAGCAGCTGAAACATCATTCAAGTCTAAAAGTACTGAAAGGACTGAAAGGACAGAAGGACAGAACATGGCTGACCACAAAGTTGTTCAAAACCGAAAGTCTAATGTTAAGGAGAAAGAGCGAGGTCGTTTATCAGTGAAAAGAGAACCAAGACCAG GTGTTGGTGCAGACCAGTCGAAGCCCCAGTGCAAAAAGGCTAAGGAACTCAGGCGTCAGAAGAGAATGGAACGTTTGTCTCAAGCTGGTACTGATGCAGAACCTGTTGACAAGAAGCAACCGAATGAGCCAAAATCATTGGAGGAGCTTATCGAGGAAGCTGAAAAAGCTTCACATGGTCACAAGCACAAACTTGAG TTCAAACTAGTGCGATCGCATCCAGCCAGCAGGGAATTTCAGGAAACCTTCAAGGAATCACACCTCATTTTTGCCAAGTATCAAAGAACTATTCATAAAGAACCTGATGATGAATGCGAGGAAACAGAT TTCAAAAGATTCCTAGTTGATTCTCCACTGAGAGAGGAACATTCGCCTGGGGCTCCAGAGTGTGGATATGGTTCCTTCCATGAACATTTCATCCTTGATGGTAAAATCATTGCAGTTGGAGTTATTGATATTCTTCCCAGCTGTGTGTCATCAGTGTACTTCTTCTATGATCCTGACTACAGTTTCCTATCACTTGGAACCTACTCGGCACTCCG GGAACTTGAGTTTACCAGATTACTACATCTGCAAGCACCAAAGATAATCCACTACTACATGGGTTTCTACATTCACTCGTGCATCAAAATGAGATACAAG GGTCGTTACAAGCCATCATTTCTGCTATGTCCTGAAGCGTACAACTGGCATCCTATTGAGCGATGTTTTCCTAAGTTAGAAGCCAGCAAGTATGCTCGACTAGATGAAACTGATGCAG TTGACACACCTGTTCAGCTTAAACATGTGAGGATCCTTCATATGCAGACGGCCATGCAATATCCTGACTACCGAACATTTGTCCCTCATGCTGATGATGAACAGGAGGTCAAAGAATATGCTCAATATGTTGGCAAAACCTGTGCTGGAAGAATGCTGCTGTACAGACAATGA
- the LOC139946900 gene encoding arginyl-tRNA--protein transferase 1-like isoform X1 yields the protein MANTIVEYMHEHGGYRCGYCGNPDSNFSHGMWAHALSCQDYQDLIDRGWRRSGSYLYKPLMDKMCCPCFTIRCAALEFKPSKSQKKVIKKTIRYLVSGEKPDCNKPLSEDSTKVEDEEILAGTSEHPAQEKELRKITSAAAKMASTSVASAAETSFKSKSTERTERTEGQNMADHKVVQNRKSNVKEKERGRLSVKREPRPGVGADQSKPQCKKAKELRRQKRMERLSQAGTDAEPVDKKQPNEPKSLEELIEEAEKASHGHKHKLEVRYVRSSPMSSKFEQTFKESYSIYHKYQTTIHKDPPSKPSEKQFKLVRSHPASREFQETFKESHLIFAKYQRTIHKEPDDECEETDFKRFLVDSPLREEHSPGAPECGYGSFHEHFILDGKIIAVGVIDILPSCVSSVYFFYDPDYSFLSLGTYSALRELEFTRLLHLQAPKIIHYYMGFYIHSCIKMRYKGRYKPSFLLCPEAYNWHPIERCFPKLEASKYARLDETDAVDTPVQLKHVRILHMQTAMQYPDYRTFVPHADDEQEVKEYAQYVGKTCAGRMLLYRQ from the exons ATGGCGAACACAATTGTGGAATATATGCACGAACATGGAGGATACAGATGCGGATATTGTGGCAACCCCGACTCGAATTTCTCCCATG GGATGTGGGCACATGCGTTAAGTTGTCAGGACTACCAAGACCTTATTGACAGAGGATGGAGAAG GAGTGGAAGTTACCTCTACAAGCCTTTGATGGATAAGATGTGTTGCCCATGCTTTACCATCAGATGTGCCGCATTGGAGTTTAAACCTAGTAAATCTCAGAAGAAAGTCATCAAGAAAACTATAAG GTACCTTGTGTCTGGAGAAAAACCAGACTGCAACAAACCACTTTCTGAAGACTCCACTAAAGTTGAAGATGAGGAAATATTAGCTGGAACATCTGAACATCCTGCACAGGAGAAGGAACTACGAAAGATTACATCTGCAGCAGCAAAAATGGCTTCAACATCAGTAGCTTCAGCAGCTGAAACATCATTCAAGTCTAAAAGTACTGAAAGGACTGAAAGGACAGAAGGACAGAACATGGCTGACCACAAAGTTGTTCAAAACCGAAAGTCTAATGTTAAGGAGAAAGAGCGAGGTCGTTTATCAGTGAAAAGAGAACCAAGACCAG GTGTTGGTGCAGACCAGTCGAAGCCCCAGTGCAAAAAGGCTAAGGAACTCAGGCGTCAGAAGAGAATGGAACGTTTGTCTCAAGCTGGTACTGATGCAGAACCTGTTGACAAGAAGCAACCGAATGAGCCAAAATCATTGGAGGAGCTTATCGAGGAAGCTGAAAAAGCTTCACATGGTCACAAGCACAAACTTGAG GTAAGGTATGTGCGGTCCAGCCCCATGAGTTCTAAGTTTGAGCAAACTTTCAAAGAGAGTTACAGTATCTACCACAAGTACCAAACCACAATACATAAAGACCCTCCCAGCAAGCCGTCTGAGAAACAG TTCAAACTAGTGCGATCGCATCCAGCCAGCAGGGAATTTCAGGAAACCTTCAAGGAATCACACCTCATTTTTGCCAAGTATCAAAGAACTATTCATAAAGAACCTGATGATGAATGCGAGGAAACAGAT TTCAAAAGATTCCTAGTTGATTCTCCACTGAGAGAGGAACATTCGCCTGGGGCTCCAGAGTGTGGATATGGTTCCTTCCATGAACATTTCATCCTTGATGGTAAAATCATTGCAGTTGGAGTTATTGATATTCTTCCCAGCTGTGTGTCATCAGTGTACTTCTTCTATGATCCTGACTACAGTTTCCTATCACTTGGAACCTACTCGGCACTCCG GGAACTTGAGTTTACCAGATTACTACATCTGCAAGCACCAAAGATAATCCACTACTACATGGGTTTCTACATTCACTCGTGCATCAAAATGAGATACAAG GGTCGTTACAAGCCATCATTTCTGCTATGTCCTGAAGCGTACAACTGGCATCCTATTGAGCGATGTTTTCCTAAGTTAGAAGCCAGCAAGTATGCTCGACTAGATGAAACTGATGCAG TTGACACACCTGTTCAGCTTAAACATGTGAGGATCCTTCATATGCAGACGGCCATGCAATATCCTGACTACCGAACATTTGTCCCTCATGCTGATGATGAACAGGAGGTCAAAGAATATGCTCAATATGTTGGCAAAACCTGTGCTGGAAGAATGCTGCTGTACAGACAATGA
- the LOC139946900 gene encoding arginyl-tRNA--protein transferase 1-like isoform X2, giving the protein MANTIVEYMHEHGGYRCGYCGNPDSNFSHGMWAHALSCQDYQDLIDRGWRRSGSYLYKPLMDKMCCPCFTIRCAALEFKPSKSQKKVIKKTIRYLVSGEKPDCNKPLSEDSTKVEDEEILAGTSEHPAQEKELRKITSAAAKMASTSVASAAETSFKSKSTERTERTEGQNMADHKVVQNRKSNVKEKERGRLSVKREPRPGVGADQSKPQCKKAKELRRQKRMERLSQAGTDAEPVDKKQPNEPKSLEELIEEAEKASHGHKHKLEVRYVRSSPMSSKFEQTFKESYSIYHKYQTTIHKDPPSKPSEKQFKRFLVDSPLREEHSPGAPECGYGSFHEHFILDGKIIAVGVIDILPSCVSSVYFFYDPDYSFLSLGTYSALRELEFTRLLHLQAPKIIHYYMGFYIHSCIKMRYKGRYKPSFLLCPEAYNWHPIERCFPKLEASKYARLDETDAVDTPVQLKHVRILHMQTAMQYPDYRTFVPHADDEQEVKEYAQYVGKTCAGRMLLYRQ; this is encoded by the exons ATGGCGAACACAATTGTGGAATATATGCACGAACATGGAGGATACAGATGCGGATATTGTGGCAACCCCGACTCGAATTTCTCCCATG GGATGTGGGCACATGCGTTAAGTTGTCAGGACTACCAAGACCTTATTGACAGAGGATGGAGAAG GAGTGGAAGTTACCTCTACAAGCCTTTGATGGATAAGATGTGTTGCCCATGCTTTACCATCAGATGTGCCGCATTGGAGTTTAAACCTAGTAAATCTCAGAAGAAAGTCATCAAGAAAACTATAAG GTACCTTGTGTCTGGAGAAAAACCAGACTGCAACAAACCACTTTCTGAAGACTCCACTAAAGTTGAAGATGAGGAAATATTAGCTGGAACATCTGAACATCCTGCACAGGAGAAGGAACTACGAAAGATTACATCTGCAGCAGCAAAAATGGCTTCAACATCAGTAGCTTCAGCAGCTGAAACATCATTCAAGTCTAAAAGTACTGAAAGGACTGAAAGGACAGAAGGACAGAACATGGCTGACCACAAAGTTGTTCAAAACCGAAAGTCTAATGTTAAGGAGAAAGAGCGAGGTCGTTTATCAGTGAAAAGAGAACCAAGACCAG GTGTTGGTGCAGACCAGTCGAAGCCCCAGTGCAAAAAGGCTAAGGAACTCAGGCGTCAGAAGAGAATGGAACGTTTGTCTCAAGCTGGTACTGATGCAGAACCTGTTGACAAGAAGCAACCGAATGAGCCAAAATCATTGGAGGAGCTTATCGAGGAAGCTGAAAAAGCTTCACATGGTCACAAGCACAAACTTGAG GTAAGGTATGTGCGGTCCAGCCCCATGAGTTCTAAGTTTGAGCAAACTTTCAAAGAGAGTTACAGTATCTACCACAAGTACCAAACCACAATACATAAAGACCCTCCCAGCAAGCCGTCTGAGAAACAG TTCAAAAGATTCCTAGTTGATTCTCCACTGAGAGAGGAACATTCGCCTGGGGCTCCAGAGTGTGGATATGGTTCCTTCCATGAACATTTCATCCTTGATGGTAAAATCATTGCAGTTGGAGTTATTGATATTCTTCCCAGCTGTGTGTCATCAGTGTACTTCTTCTATGATCCTGACTACAGTTTCCTATCACTTGGAACCTACTCGGCACTCCG GGAACTTGAGTTTACCAGATTACTACATCTGCAAGCACCAAAGATAATCCACTACTACATGGGTTTCTACATTCACTCGTGCATCAAAATGAGATACAAG GGTCGTTACAAGCCATCATTTCTGCTATGTCCTGAAGCGTACAACTGGCATCCTATTGAGCGATGTTTTCCTAAGTTAGAAGCCAGCAAGTATGCTCGACTAGATGAAACTGATGCAG TTGACACACCTGTTCAGCTTAAACATGTGAGGATCCTTCATATGCAGACGGCCATGCAATATCCTGACTACCGAACATTTGTCCCTCATGCTGATGATGAACAGGAGGTCAAAGAATATGCTCAATATGTTGGCAAAACCTGTGCTGGAAGAATGCTGCTGTACAGACAATGA
- the LOC139946895 gene encoding pre-mRNA-processing factor 17-like — MAAISALQAYGSDESDNGSESDEVCEDATAHLKPLNTGNNVLKLQSRLQLNAAPAVENKEDVGTIQPLDPSTKQLSFNPQYDQLFAPQVGPANPFKTQQQAAKKNMLAGFTEDAHFNHFQFENQRRTFTSYGFAVDPSSMDTGETKYVGTPDTENAAEAKTVFEKKQARPGDKRKRVQKNDASEIDNFEGPWGKYVDEETVAKPSEEEQVELDEILSKRNKKGKKVDEKPAEEKTTLHIKDMYDYQGRSYLHIPQDIDVDLRTTDPPDKCYLPKKHIHTWAGHTKGVAAIRLFPQSGHLLLSCGMDSKIKLWDVYHERKLIRTFNGHKQAVRDACFSNDGSKFISASYDRYLKVWDTETGQCLGRYTNRKVPYCVKYHPEEDKQHLFLAGMSDKKIVQWDMRENEIVQEYDRHLGAVNTITFVDQSRRFVSTSDDKSMRVWEWDIPVDYKYIADPSMHSMPSVTLSQNGKWLGCQSMDNQILIYGAHNRFRLNKKKLFKGHMVAGYACQMDFSPDMSYVVSGDADGKLNIWDWKSTKLYSRIKAHDSVCIGCIWHPHETSKVITCGWDGQIKLWD; from the exons ATGGCGGCGATCAGCGCATTGCAAGCTTATGGAAGTGATGAAAGTGATAATGGTAGCGAATCGGACGAAGTTTGTGAGGATGCTACAGCTCATCTGAAACCTTTAAACACAGGAAACAATGTCCTAAAACTTCAGTCTCGATTGCAACTCAATGCAGCTCCTGCAGTCGAAAATAAG GAAGATGTTGGAACCATACAACCCCTTGATCCTTCAACAAAGCAGTTAAGTTTCAACCCACAGTATGATCAGTTGTTTGCACCACAG GTTGGTCCAGCTAACCCCTTCAAGACACAACAACAAGCtgctaaaaaaaatatgttagcTGGCTTCACTGAGGATGCACACTTTAACCACTTCCAGTTTGAAAACCAGAGAAGGACATTTACGAGTTATG GTTTTGCTGTTGACCCAAGCAGTATGGACACTGGGGAGACCAAATATGTTGGGACACCTGATACAGAGAATGCTGCTGAAg CCAagacagtttttgaaaaaaaacaagcccGGCCAGGAGACAAGAGGAAAAGAGTTCAGAAAAATGATGCATCAGAGATTGATAACTTTGAAGGACCTTGGGGGAAATATGTTGATGAAGAGACAGTAGCAAAACCATCAGag GAAGAACAGGTAGAATTGGATGAAATTTTATCAAAAAGGAACAAAAAGGGCAAGAAGGTTGATGAAAAACCAGCAGAAGAGAAGACTACATTACACA TTAAAGACATGTATGATTACCAAGGCCGTTCATATCTACATATCCCTCAAGACATTGATGTTGACCTGAGAACAACCGATCCACCTGATAAGTGCTACCTTCCTAAAAAACACATTCACACATGGGCGGGGCACACAAAGGGTGTGGCAGCCATCAGGTTATTCCCCCAGTCTGGCCACTTGTTATTGTCATGTGGGATGGATAGCAAAATCAAG TTATGGGACGTCTACCATGAGAGAAAGTTAATACGTACCTTCAATGGACACAAACAAGCCGTCCGGGATGCATGCTTCAGTAATGATGGGTCAAAGTTTATAAGTGCCTCGTATGATCGCTACCTGAAAGTTTGGGACACAGAAACAG GTCAGTGTTTGGGTCGATACACAAATCGCAAAGTGCCATATTGCGTCAAGTATCATCCAGAAGAAGATAAACAACATCTCTTCCTTGCTGGAATGTCAGACAAAAAAATAGTACAA TGGGATATGCGTGAAAATGAAATAGTGCAAGAGTATGACCGACATCTTGGTGCAGTCAACACCATTACATTTGTGGACCAGAGTCGACGATTTGTGTCGACATCAGATGATAAGAGTATGAGGGTCTGGGAATGGGATATCCCTGTGGATTACAAATACATTGCAGACCCCAGTATGCATTCAATGCCGAGTGTTACATTGAGTCAAAATG GAAAATGGCTTGGTTGCCAGTCCATGGACAACCAGATCCTCATCTATGGTGCTCATAACCGCTTCCGGCtcaataagaagaaactattcAAGGGACATATGGTGGCTGGATATGCTTGCCAGATGGACTTTTCACCTGATATGAG TTATGTCGTGTCGGGAGATGCAGATGGGAAACTGAATATCTGGGATTGGAAATCAACCAAACTGTACAGCCGCATTAAGGCCCATGACTCTGTATGCATAGGATGCATCTGGCATCCGCATGAAACCTCAAAAGTCATCACTTGTGGATGGGACGGACAAATCAAATTGTGGGACTGA